One stretch of Roseimicrobium sp. ORNL1 DNA includes these proteins:
- the rpsF gene encoding 30S ribosomal protein S6, with protein MSRKYEAMIVLDMKGREENVETLVSQIGKEFETNGVKLQQVDNLGKKKFPFAPRHVESGYYINFLFEAEPAAVDKVQARLKLNDNVYMQYFQRR; from the coding sequence ATGAGCCGCAAGTATGAAGCGATGATCGTCCTGGACATGAAGGGACGCGAAGAAAATGTCGAAACGCTGGTGAGCCAGATCGGCAAGGAATTCGAAACCAACGGCGTGAAACTTCAGCAGGTGGACAACCTGGGCAAGAAGAAGTTCCCCTTCGCTCCCCGTCACGTGGAGAGCGGTTACTACATCAACTTCCTTTTCGAAGCTGAGCCGGCCGCCGTGGACAAGGTGCAGGCCCGTCTCAAGCTCAATGACAACGTGTACATGCAGTACTTCCAGCGCCGCTAA
- the pth gene encoding aminoacyl-tRNA hydrolase has protein sequence MKPRLIVGLGNPGRDYEDTRHNIGFMVVDALASQFGASWVSEKRWDCALAKFRGGWLLKPLTYMNLSGEAVSDVSRFYKIEPGEVLAVYDDVDLPLGSLRMRLKGSAAGHNGVRSLISHLGGEEFPRLKVGIAPEGGRPAGDRMVGHVLGRFTEGERPALAQVLGRASDAVRTALHSGVAAAMNIFNRKEQSNNETTEKP, from the coding sequence CTGAAGCCACGCTTGATCGTGGGATTGGGCAATCCGGGACGCGACTACGAAGATACGCGGCATAATATCGGTTTCATGGTCGTGGACGCCCTTGCCAGCCAGTTCGGTGCCTCATGGGTGTCCGAGAAGCGCTGGGACTGTGCGCTCGCCAAGTTCCGCGGTGGGTGGCTCTTGAAGCCGCTCACCTACATGAACCTCAGTGGCGAGGCTGTGTCCGACGTGAGCCGATTCTACAAAATTGAGCCCGGCGAGGTGCTGGCCGTGTATGACGACGTGGATCTCCCGCTGGGCTCCCTTCGCATGCGGCTGAAAGGCAGCGCGGCCGGGCACAATGGCGTGCGCTCCCTGATTTCCCATCTCGGAGGAGAGGAATTCCCCCGCCTGAAGGTCGGCATCGCCCCGGAAGGCGGTCGTCCTGCAGGTGACCGCATGGTGGGACATGTGCTGGGCCGCTTCACGGAAGGGGAGCGTCCCGCGCTCGCGCAAGTCTTGGGCCGCGCTTCCGATGCCGTGCGCACCGCCCTGCACTCCGGCGTCGCCGCCGCGATGAACATTTTCAACCGCAAAGAGCAATCCAACAACGAAACTACGGAAAAACCATGA
- a CDS encoding 50S ribosomal protein L25 has translation MAKILDLDAKTRTAVGNGAVRRLRKAGSIPAVIYGKKHDVKNLEVDAKTFSRLVAHSVSDNILVNLKIAGESADSLALVQEVQHDYLKGGVLHIDFHAVAADEDIHANVPIILTGVDAAEKKGGKLEFILHALEVHCLPKDLPESFEVDVEPLNIGDSIHVSDLKLPAGVSTKIEGDVVVAILKEPTVAEEPAPAAAPAAGAAPAAAPAKDAKAAAPAAKAAPAKK, from the coding sequence ATGGCCAAGATTCTCGATTTGGATGCCAAGACCCGCACTGCCGTGGGCAACGGAGCCGTCCGCCGTCTGCGCAAAGCAGGTAGCATTCCCGCCGTGATCTACGGCAAGAAGCATGACGTCAAGAATCTTGAAGTGGATGCCAAGACCTTCAGCCGCCTCGTGGCTCACAGCGTCTCGGACAACATCCTGGTGAACCTGAAGATCGCCGGTGAATCCGCCGACTCCCTCGCGCTGGTGCAGGAAGTGCAGCATGACTACCTCAAGGGTGGCGTGCTTCACATCGACTTCCACGCCGTCGCCGCGGATGAAGACATCCATGCGAACGTGCCGATTATTCTCACCGGCGTTGATGCTGCTGAGAAGAAGGGTGGCAAGCTTGAATTCATCCTTCACGCCCTGGAAGTGCATTGCCTTCCCAAGGATCTCCCCGAGAGCTTCGAAGTGGACGTGGAGCCCCTCAACATCGGTGACTCCATCCACGTGAGCGACCTCAAGCTTCCTGCTGGCGTTTCCACCAAGATCGAAGGCGACGTGGTCGTGGCGATCCTGAAGGAGCCCACCGTGGCTGAAGAACCCGCTCCCGCCGCTGCCCCTGCTGCTGGCGCCGCTCCTGCCGCTGCTCCTGCGAAGGACGCGAAGGCTGCTGCTCCTGCCGCCAAGGCCGCTCCGGCGAAGAAGTAA
- the ssb gene encoding single-stranded DNA-binding protein, with protein sequence MASYNKVMLMGNLTRDPEVRYTPKGSAVADLAIAVNRSYTADNGEKREEVTYVDVVLWARLAEIANQYLRKGSPVFIEGRLQMDSWEDKQTGQKRSRLRVVGEIMQMLGGKRDGSDEQGGGGSGGGGGGNYQQRPQQQYRSGGGGGGGGSAPQRGGQPARQSQPANDEYGEGPITDGLEDDDIPF encoded by the coding sequence ATGGCCTCCTACAACAAAGTGATGCTCATGGGGAATCTCACGCGGGATCCCGAAGTCCGGTATACACCCAAGGGCAGCGCTGTGGCCGATCTGGCCATTGCGGTGAACCGCTCGTACACCGCGGACAACGGCGAAAAGCGTGAAGAGGTGACCTATGTGGACGTGGTGCTCTGGGCGCGCCTGGCTGAGATTGCCAACCAGTATCTGCGCAAGGGCAGCCCCGTCTTCATCGAAGGTCGTCTCCAGATGGACTCATGGGAGGACAAGCAGACCGGCCAGAAGCGCAGTCGTCTGCGTGTCGTCGGTGAAATCATGCAGATGCTTGGCGGCAAGCGTGATGGCAGCGACGAGCAGGGTGGTGGTGGCAGCGGCGGTGGCGGTGGTGGAAACTACCAGCAGCGCCCGCAGCAGCAGTACCGCAGCGGCGGCGGCGGTGGCGGTGGTGGCAGCGCTCCCCAGCGTGGAGGCCAGCCCGCACGCCAGTCCCAGCCTGCGAATGACGAGTACGGCGAGGGACCCATCACCGATGGCCTCGAGGACGACGACATTCCGTTCTGA